The following are encoded in a window of Periplaneta americana isolate PAMFEO1 chromosome 13, P.americana_PAMFEO1_priV1, whole genome shotgun sequence genomic DNA:
- the LOC138712315 gene encoding glutathione S-transferase 1-1-like produces MPIDFYYFDASAPCQSIMMLAKTLGMELNLKEITLSAGDHRKPEFVQMNPQHCVPTINDNGFILWESRVILGYLVETYGKDDSLYPKDPKKRALVNQRLYFDIGTLYPKYILYYMPIIYQGTSPDPAHVAGFEQPLEFLEKFLEGNEWVAGNDITIADYTIGVTVSHMEAVGYDLKKHPNISRWLEKTKNTIPSYSEIMGVGIPALLDLLEKSVKK; encoded by the exons ATGCCGATAGATTTCTACTACTTTGATGCGAGCGCTCCCTGCCAGTCAATCATGATGCTGGCCAAGACCTTGGGGATGGAATTGAACTTGAAAGAAATCACGCTCTCCGCGGGGGATCACAGAAAGCCGGAATTCGTGCAG atgAACCCACAGCATTGCGTTCCTACCATCAATGATAACGGATTTATTCTATGGGAGAG CCGTGTCATCCTCGGCTACCTGGTGGAAACATATGGTAAAGACGACTCTCTCTACCCGAAGGACCCCAAGAAGCGAGCCTTAGTGAACCAAAGACTGTACTTCGACATCGGTACACTCTACCcaaaatatattctttattac ATGCCCATAATATATCAGGGAACGAGTCCTGATCCAGCCCATGTTGCCGGTTTTGAGCAGCCCCTGGAATTCCTAGAGAAGTTCCTCGAGGGAAATGAATGGGTCGCTGGCAATGACATCACCATTGCGGACTATACCATAGGAGTAACTGTCAGCCACATGGAG GCTGTTGGTTACGACCTGAAGAAACATCCAAATATCTCGAGATGGCTTGAGAAGACCAAGAATACAATTCCAAGCTACAGCGAAATTATGGGTGTAGGCATTCCTGCACTATTGGACTTACTCGAAAAATCTGTCAAGAAATAA